A window of the Miscanthus floridulus cultivar M001 chromosome 14, ASM1932011v1, whole genome shotgun sequence genome harbors these coding sequences:
- the LOC136506193 gene encoding uncharacterized protein has translation MAASSGDQTASGGDVGCASGEESACSTPFVSAPSSPARDPSFSAAGCFYSAPASPARGGPGTADEYDGCELGFDFDFSRCPSPAAAAMSSADELFHNGQIRPMRLTSFLLRPQALPSLDGDVPPPPQPPPSEQPPPHERGRLRRSPPVHRRYRSLSPFRARWLSPSSSPAPAAQSVEPAAAGEAEAAPSASRSSSSSSTASAASSSSSRSYYRRWGFLKDILHRSKSDGGERPPLPSNPSPPLPPAAPKRNPSPSASRGRGRARRSAHARLYEARRAEAEEMRRRTFLPYRQGGLLLGCLGLGSLGFGAMHGLAAAAAAGKARP, from the coding sequence ATGGCCGCCAGCTCCGGCGACCAAACTGCCAGTGGCGGCGACGTTGGATGCGCAAGTGGGGAGGAAAGCGCGTGCTCCACACCCTTCGTAAGCGCGCCGTCCAGCCCCGCCCGCGACCCGTCGTTCTCCGCTGCCGGTTGCTTCTACAGCGCGCCGGCGAGCCCCGCGCGCGGCGGCCCCGGCACTGCGGATGAGTACGACGGCTGCGAGCTGGGATTCGACTTCGACTTCTCGCGCTGCCCGTCTCCCGCCGCGGCGGCGATGTCCTCCGCCGACGAGCTCTTCCACAACGGCCAGATCCGGCCAATGCGGCTCACGTCCTTCCTGCTCCGCCCGCAGGCGCTCCCGTCTCTCGACGGAGACGTCCCCCCGCCACCGCAGCCGCCGCCTTCggagcagccgccgccgcacgAGCGCGGCCGTCTCCGCCGGAGCCCGCCCGTGCACCGCCGGTACCGCTCCCTCTCCCCGTTCCGCGCCCGCTGGctatcgccgtcgtcgtcgcctgcCCCGGCGGCTCAGTCCGTGGAGCCAGCAGCGGCGGGCGAGGCCGAGGCGGCCCCGTCGGCGTCgcggtcgtcgtcgtcctcctcgacGGCGTCCGCTGCTTCCTCCTCGTCGTCAAGAAGCTACTACCGCAGGTGGGGTTTCTTGAAGGACATCCTCCACCGGAGCAAGTCCGACGGCGGCGAGCGCCCACCTCTCCCCTCCAACCCGTCGCCTCCGCTGCCGCCGGCGGCGCCCAAGAGGAACCCCTCCCCGTCGGCATCACGAGGCCGCGGGAGGGCGAGGAGGTCGGCGCATGCGCGGCTGTACGAGGCCCGGCGCGCAGAGGCGGAGGAGATGCGGCGGCGCACGTTCCTGCCATACCGGCAgggcggcctcctcctcggctGCCTCGGGCTCGGTTCCCTCGGCTTCGGCGCCATGCACGGcctcgcggccgcggccgcggccggcaAGGCCAGACCGTGA